A DNA window from Streptomyces parvus contains the following coding sequences:
- a CDS encoding TetR/AcrR family transcriptional regulator produces the protein MSPKPMVRPGGRSARVQESVHAAVRELVGEVGRDALTVPMVATRAGVTPSTIYRRWGDLQELLSDVAVERLRPETDPADLGSLRADLDAWAEQFIDEMSSPPGRAYIRDALLGDPDGTNAGQCSAYAAAQLDTVLARAVQRGDPVPETELLIDRVVAPIMYRILFRPGRLDAAYARELVTNAVNAQQTEADATPRHSKKKPDN, from the coding sequence ATGAGTCCCAAGCCCATGGTCCGCCCCGGCGGGCGCAGCGCACGCGTACAGGAGTCCGTCCATGCGGCGGTACGTGAACTCGTAGGGGAGGTGGGCCGCGACGCGCTCACGGTCCCGATGGTCGCCACGCGGGCGGGCGTGACCCCCTCCACGATCTACCGTCGCTGGGGCGACCTGCAGGAACTCCTGTCCGACGTGGCCGTCGAACGACTGCGCCCGGAAACGGATCCGGCCGATCTCGGAAGCCTGCGGGCCGATCTCGACGCGTGGGCGGAACAGTTCATCGACGAGATGTCCTCGCCGCCCGGCCGCGCCTACATCCGGGACGCCCTGCTCGGCGACCCCGACGGAACCAACGCCGGTCAGTGTTCGGCGTACGCCGCAGCGCAGCTCGACACCGTGTTGGCCCGTGCGGTGCAGCGGGGGGATCCGGTGCCCGAGACGGAACTGCTGATCGACCGTGTCGTGGCGCCGATCATGTACCGCATCCTCTTCCGCCCTGGCCGGCTGGACGCCGCATACGCGCGCGAGCTCGTGACGAACGCCGTGAACGCCCAGCAGACCGAGGCCGACGCCACCCCTCGGCACTCGAAGAAGAAGCCCGACAACTGA
- a CDS encoding SMI1/KNR4 family protein, with protein MIGVTETTEPEENEVAGVLTTPEEWRVFLERYSQLYVELHADEEELADLLDEDQLEALDQGERVEAWLGEAAAREEAVAASEERLGVRFPPSVRGFFLASDGWTHLDGYVDGVHPCGRVVWMRDSETGGRVIETYASIPGNEDDVQLFRRSIEIARGEDFWLLDPTDVGPDGEWSAYEFAPKYGDTTKYPSFFALFHSGYASMEEDREDMD; from the coding sequence ATGATCGGTGTGACGGAGACAACTGAGCCTGAAGAGAACGAAGTTGCCGGCGTACTGACCACGCCGGAAGAGTGGCGTGTCTTTCTGGAGCGATACAGCCAGCTGTACGTGGAGCTCCACGCAGACGAGGAAGAGCTGGCCGATCTGCTGGACGAGGATCAGCTGGAGGCTCTGGATCAGGGGGAGCGGGTCGAGGCGTGGCTGGGCGAAGCCGCTGCCCGGGAGGAAGCTGTGGCGGCATCCGAGGAGCGGCTCGGAGTGCGGTTCCCACCCAGCGTGCGGGGATTCTTCCTGGCGAGCGACGGGTGGACGCACCTCGACGGTTACGTGGACGGCGTCCATCCGTGTGGCCGCGTCGTGTGGATGCGGGACAGCGAGACCGGCGGACGCGTGATCGAGACCTACGCCTCGATACCCGGCAACGAGGACGATGTCCAGTTGTTCCGCCGGTCCATCGAAATAGCCCGGGGAGAGGACTTCTGGCTGCTCGACCCGACCGACGTCGGGCCGGACGGCGAGTGGTCCGCCTACGAGTTCGCACCGAAATACGGCGACACCACGAAGTACCCCAGTTTCTTCGCGCTGTTCCACTCCGGGTACGCAAGCATGGAGGAAGACCGGGAGGACATGGACTGA